A window of Palaemon carinicauda isolate YSFRI2023 chromosome 27, ASM3689809v2, whole genome shotgun sequence contains these coding sequences:
- the LOC137620987 gene encoding uncharacterized protein, whose product MRARFPAPLETAPTTPLPKGRINLTKPFTAVGVDHIAAIQTETRPGYILIVTCMASRAVYLDFCPSLEAEDFVLALRRFCATHGAPFFVTSDNHQTFKTASNLLQGLYEEDEVQQFLRKTGIEWRFQTPCAPWNGGFFVCLIRVTKRVLQIALGKKYLLDAHVLTLVKEAEAVVSNRTLMYSSDRCEDEVLTPSHLVRGSPINLKAPILPDDHLNVTFTSRKLRDHYMKLTDSLEAFREKKRKEYLSALRARHDCRSGEPSKLHPGDVMLVKQDNQKRATWTLGRVVESYSDDDGVVRSAKVLFEDVVSLRAVSHLVPLEIAPSDDDDGVGEDDGDVKDEFAYSLPAGMPGIVETSRDNQEMVKATTSRQPATEVLGSDANSDNNTVSEMSESDVESETTGAKGRSARSLRKAAAKQRDLMERLLQNEDI is encoded by the coding sequence ATGCGTGCTAGATTTCCAGCCCCTCTTGAGACAGCCCCCACCACCCCCCTACCGAAGGGAAGGATCAACCTAACGAAgccctttacagcagtcggagtggaccacatagcggccatacagactgaaacgcggccaggctacatactgatcgtgacttgcatggccagcagggctgtgtacctcgatttctgcccctccctggaagcggaggaTTTTGTCTTAGCCTTACGTCGTTTTTGTGCTACCCACGGTGCTCCTTTTTTCGTCACATCtgataatcatcaaacgttcaagactgccagcaacctccttcagggactttatgaagaggatgaagtccagcagttcctgaggaaaactggaattGAATGGCGTTTTCAGACGCCTTGTGCACCTTGGAATGGTGGGTTCTTCGTTTGCCTAATCAGAGTGACAAAACGtgtcctccagatagccctcgggaagaagtacctgcTGGACGCCCATGTACTAACATTAGTGAAGGAGGCCGAGGCGGTGGTTAGTAACAGGACTCTAATGTACAGCAGCGACAGGTGCGAGGATGAGGTCCTTACCCCCTCCCATTTAGTGAGAGGAAGCCCAATCAACCTCAAggcaccgatcttgccagacgaccaccTTAATGTAACCTTCACTTCCCGAAAGCTCCGTGATCATTATATGAAGCTGACAGACTCTTTGGAAGCCTTCCGAGAGAAGAAGAGAAAAGAGtatttgagtgccttgagagccagacacgactgtcgatctggggaaccttccaagctgcaccccggagacgtcATGCTGGTCAAGCAAGACAATCAAAAAAGGGCTACGTGGAcacttggacgtgtcgtggagtcATAttctgacgacgacggagtcgtgcgttcagccAAGGTGCTATTCGAGGATGTCGTGTCCCTGCGAGCtgttagccacctggttcccctggaaattgccccctcggatgacgatgatggtgttggagaagacgatGGCGACGTCAAAGACGAGTTTGCGTACAGTTTgccagcaggaatgccagggatcgttgaAACGTCTAGGGACAACCAGGAGATGGTTAAGGCTACCACATCTCGACAACCAGCCACAGAGGTCTTAGGTAGTGACgcaaatagtgataacaatacggTAAGTGAGATGAGTGAAAGTGACGTAGAATCAGAGACAACGGGCGCAAAAGGACGTTCCGCACGCTCACTGAGAAAGGCTGCTGCGAAGCAGCGAGATTTGATGGAACGATTACTTCAAAATGAGGACATATAA